The window CAGACAGAAACTGAAGCTGAGAAATTAAGAAGTGAATGAAATTAATTGAAGAGGTCACTGAAGTAACAGAATTTCTGACTGATACAGAGCCAGCCTGATATGCCAACTGACCAAGGAAAAGAACAAGCATTAAGTAACAGACCTAAAGGATTTATGTGACATAAGTTTGAGTGAACCAGTGCTAGTCAGACAGTTCAGCTGAGGAAGTGAGAACACAgtgaaaataatggaaagaaaatccaACAGGATCTAGCATCTGCTAATCATGTCAATTCacaaaccaagaaaacaaaaacaaatagctGACATGGTGTCAAATAACAACCATGGTGTAACAGTAACAGTCAGACTCTTCATGTGACAGATATCCCTTGTGGTACACCAGCAGTCTGATTCATCGATTTGGCAGTTATCATCCATACTGAATCTGTACCTGTCAGACACATCATCTGCCAAAGAAAGTAAGCTgtaaacaacaacagaaacaacagtgaAAAGATATTTAACGGACTTAATTGATCCAGGACATCTGTAGTGTAAACCAGCATCAGGGTGCAGAGTTgtctgagaaaggaaagcaacagaaatgaCTGTAAAAAGCACCAGAGTAATGGAAATCTGCAGTGTGAACCCACACCTGGGAATGGTGTGCAAGATCTGTTTTAAGTGAGAAATTGCAGCACGTTCTGCTGTTCAAGGGATGTTACAGCAATCTTCAGTGCAAGCCAGCATCAGGGAATACAATGCAGGTTCTGTCAGTAAAGGAAAATAGCCTTGAACAACATTAGGTCTTACTTACCTGAGCCGTGGAACAGCTACTTAACTGTTCCATTAACTCCCATCATATTAGTATGAGTTCATAACTACAGCTACAATGTCCATGTTTTTTCAGATCATGCAAACAGTATCAGAGCTCCTCCCATCAAGTTAGATGAGACTTGGAGATTGCAGAGAAGCATTTGTAGTTGGAGAGGTGACAAAGTATTAAACAGCAAGACTTTCTGAACTTTGACATTGGTTTTCAGAATCATGCATGTGCTTGTCTCGTTTCACTTTGTAAAGATTGCAGCGATGCTAGAAAGAGAAGTGGGCTGTTCTCTACCACAAACCAGAAAAAACTATACTAACAAGGTCCCTGATCTTCAAAAAACCAGTGAACACCTCTCTAAATgaaagagagcagcagaggacagtgTGCCAACTTCCATGTCATTTCTATCAGCACCCTTGATACCAGAGTCATTCCTTTTTAGGATTCATTTCTTCTAAAACACATTTCCTATAGTGAGCACAAAGCAAGGAACTGAGACGAGTTAAGGCTTCAGAATTAAACAATTTAGTCTCGGAACACTTTTCTAGGCAGGACATGCCACCCAGCCTGGCCAGAAATGCAGTAGTTTAGAAGAAATACATACAAAGACTGGGAGCTCATCGGAACTGAAGTGGGTTTGCATCCCCCACAGTGACAAATATGTTAGAAAGGCTTCAAGAATAAGAAATCTAACCAAATTTGTTTCTGGTGACATTTCCCTGACTACAGAAAGATGCACagttccctcccccccttcccatTCATTCTGGAACACTTCCTTCCTACCCCAACAAATTCACACAACATCAAAAGTTTGAGgactgttttatttcacttaaaCAATAGATTTGGGGCAAGGTGGGAATTGAGCAGCACCTTTTAAAAAAGAGCCTGTTGTGTGCTACATAGGTAAAATAAGAGTTTTACAAAAGTTTATATtatgtacatatacacacatacactaAATCaaattcaaagtgaaaaaaGTTGTGAAGGTTTGCCTTCAGTATAACAGGAGAGAGGAAAGCCCTATTTCACAGCAAGCAAAATCACAAGTTAAGATTAGAGTGCACAAACACATGTAGTGCAGGTACCTGGAAGCAGCATATCTAGAGTAGCACAAAGTTCCATATAGGGAAACTTCTCTTccacagcaaaagcagcacagattCTCTGTTTAGGGTAGTGTGCTGTGCAACCACTCCCAGAGCTAGCTGCTCTGCCTACATCAGTTTTTGCAGAAGCTATAGGAAGTAACAAACTAGCAAGAATAAGAGACCTAAAGCTAAGCTACAGGACTGATTTAACTACAGTATTTCCATAACACAGGTTCTTCTGTTTCCACGTGTCTCTTGTCTGCTCTATGGCCTATGGAGAGTGCCCAACTTGTGATTATTTGCACTCCCCAGTTCCCATTCTCGCCTAACTGCATCTTTCCTTATCTCACTTCCACATCACAATGCCTTCCCTATTTCCTCCAGGCTGACAAGGTAATAAAATTCAGAAGAGATACACATTTAACTAAGGGGATATTCAAAGAAAATCAACCAAAGAaagcttaaaatatatatagtttCTAAAAATGGTTTTTAATATAAGTTCTGCAGACTTCTGGCAAAGTTTGGTAATTTAGCCCAAAGGTCTTTGTCTTCAGGGCCTGCAGGCTATACTGTCTCAACTGGCAAGAAACAAGCAGTACAAGGCCAAATTTCTGTctaaaagaagaataaaagtaATAAGGGTTGAGGGAAGTCTGTTACATGGAAACCTAATACTTGGGTAGCAACACTTACTATGCTACACGGTATGCTTTCAAGAGAGTGAATTCCTTTCTGTTGGTTCGAGCTGCCCAGATGAAAAGAGCAGCTGCCATAAACTGCAAAGGTGCTGAGACACAGGCTAGGCAGAAGGACCAGCCAAATTCACCCCTCACGTCACCAGGTAGGGGCAGCTTCTTATGAAGCAGCTCAATCCCAGCTACATAGCAGCCAACCAGGCCCAGTGTACAAAGTCCTggggaaagcagaacaaaagtgCTGTTACTTCACTGCTGAAGTGCTCTAGCTGTCACTAAGAGCTTATAGAGGAGGGAGAGTAAGTGATGGATGGCAGAGGACCTACCTGCGAGAAAATGGAGGACTCCAGTGGCAATGGCAGGGTATAGGCTGCGACAGGCACATGCACAGAGCCCAATCAGAGCTCCAAAGCACATGAGACCAAGGCTGACAAATGGCAGGAGAAACTGCAATCGCCAGAGATCTGCACATTAAAGAAACACACAAGCCAGGTTTATTAAACTGACCTTCTCCACCATGCTGTGCTCCTTTCCACCCGCACTTCTTCGTTGGTTTAGCTAAAAAGGACAAAAGGCTCCACCAAAATAGAAAGAACTTTAAACTTCCAAATTCCTGTAGAACATTCATGGCCAAAGTCTTCGCTAGAGCATCTAAGTTTTCCTTTGAAGCTTTGACCTACTGCTTGtgctactgggaaaaaaaaagccaccaccaAACTGCAGAGCAAGATGCAGATGCTGTCTCATCAGCAACTGCATTTGGGaaaccccttttttttttttaataaatcccACTGTTTTTACCTGCAAGATGTGAAAGACACTTACAAGTCCGATTCAAATCGGTGCCACTGTTGTGATTTCCAGGCTCTACATACTTTTCCATAAACTGatcagagagggaaaaactgATGCAGTTTGTAGTCATATCAGTTTCTggaacaaaaaacccaacagacaATTGCCATTAGTTTTTTCTAACTCCCCTTCTCCATTCAATTCTCCTAAGCATTTAAGCTGGGAAGCTCCTCCAAGTACAATTTCAGACTAAGAAAAAGTAACTCTAAAAACAATTTTGTAAGATATTTTGACATTAAGGATAATGTAGTCAGAACAAAGCATAGCATTATATATGTAGGATTTCCACCACCATTCTTTAAATCAACCAACATTTGTCAAAATTTGTCATTCTATATCCAACAGCTCCAAGATCTGCTGATGTCACAGTGGTGCATTTGTTGCATGTGAGGAAAACAGCCACCTAAAAGGAGCAAGCGTTGCCTTGATGAAGTAGTTGTTTTGACCCCACCTCCCCTTTGATCTCACCTAGACAGAGGATAACTAGCAGAGCCATAGTAACTGTATCACCTGTTGCACAGCAGGTGCAAAAAAGACAACCCAAGTCACACCAGACTAAGTTCAGATCAAATACAATACACCAAATTCACATTCTGTAGCACTGACAGTCACAGTTCATTTCACATATCACTTCTTTAGAAATTTACGTTGccattattaaaaaacaaacatacaagtTAGAAATAAGCTTTCCAGGTGAAGAAAGTACTGCTTTAGGCAAAGCTATGAAGTGTTAATTAGTCCAGAGATACCTGGTGGGCTGTACCAGTGAGAGTTTTTGGGTACAGTGATGCACCTCCTCCACAACCCAACTGTGCCATTGCACCGGAATAGTGCATCTGTGTAGGTCTTCTCATCTGCCTCTTCACTGACAAATTCCTCCCAGATGCTCCTGCCAGCTTCAGTAATGTTCTCAGCAGGGGACAGAGTGTGATACTCATACCAAAAATCAGTGCCCAATGAAGCTGCCATATATATGGTGGAGATGAGGCTGAGAACACATGCAATTACCAGTGCTGTAGCAAAACGGTTATCCAtcattgctgctgaaatgaaagagaaggtCCAAGTGAGTAACTCCTCTGATGCTAAACACAAAGTTATCCTAGCAGTGTCAGCCTCAAGACATCATTCCTATTATGCAATGTTTCTTTAGGatatgtctttttcttttccaagattccagaagcacagaaatgccAAGTCTACAGTACTACTCCATACTCACTGGATCTGTGAATTCAAGGCACAGGTAtcactcttctcccagcctcTATACATCATCCCAAGAGAGCAATAGCAATTCTGCCCCCAAAGCAGATGGCAGAGCTCACTGGCACTTCTCATCTTGACTGTAGGCAaccacagaaagcagagaatcCAAATACAGCATTCAGAAGGTTTACCTTTCCTTAAAGAGATTAGCAAGGGTAGAAGCTATTTTTAGCCTGCCACCCCATACGGCTTTCCCAGCTTGCGTTCACAGCAAAGGTAAGAACCACACAGATGCCAAAAAGCCTTTTCCAGACTGTTCACAAAGGGCAACCATGCCAAAATGCCAGAATGCCTTTTAGGAAACCGTGAAGTTTATCTAGGCACAAGCGACAGAACACGAAGGAAGCAGGGAAGGACAAGTATGGTGATTACAATGAATGCTGAGATAATGCCACAGCATATGCAGAGGCATTTCTGAAGAACTAAAATATTGCCAAAGGAATGCCCTGTTTCATGGGCATTAGATGACAATAGcttccaaaactgaaatacCTTCATGTACCACCAAGAGGACCTCGCTCTGGCTCCTTGTAAGAGGCAACTAAGGTCTTCCTTCATAGGCCCACATCAAAGCACAAACTCAGGGGGGGAaggcagcacaggaaaaaagtGCTATGACATGCACTTACATTTGGACAATACTGTGATTGTAACAAATAACTTATTGCTAATACACAATCATACTGCAATATGTCAGCAGACTTTGAAATTTTTGTCATGTTTGTGGTACTCAGTTAAGTCTATGGATTACAATAAATAGGGCTTTATGCTCTTGCCAAATGAAGTAACAACTGAAGtcacttctgcagcaagaaCTGTTCTGGTGGCATGAGCTATCATACAATCTAA of the Gallus gallus isolate bGalGal1 chromosome 1, bGalGal1.mat.broiler.GRCg7b, whole genome shotgun sequence genome contains:
- the CLDND1 gene encoding claudin domain-containing protein 1; this encodes MMDNRFATALVIACVLSLISTIYMAASLGTDFWYEYHTLSPAENITEAGRSIWEEFVSEEADEKTYTDALFRCNGTVGLWRRCITVPKNSHWYSPPETDMTTNCISFSLSDQFMEKYVEPGNHNSGTDLNRTYLWRLQFLLPFVSLGLMCFGALIGLCACACRSLYPAIATGVLHFLAGLCTLGLVGCYVAGIELLHKKLPLPGDVRGEFGWSFCLACVSAPLQFMAAALFIWAARTNRKEFTLLKAYRVA
- the CLDND1 gene encoding claudin domain-containing protein 1 isoform X2, which gives rise to MTTNCISFSLSDQFMEKYVEPGNHNSGTDLNRTYLWRLQFLLPFVSLGLMCFGALIGLCACACRSLYPAIATGVLHFLAGLCTLGLVGCYVAGIELLHKKLPLPGDVRGEFGWSFCLACVSAPLQFMAAALFIWAARTNRKEFTLLKAYRVA